A window of the Syntrophothermus lipocalidus DSM 12680 genome harbors these coding sequences:
- a CDS encoding MmcB family DNA repair protein, which translates to MRAYENQIKLYRAIAQAEDYQTARKNLHQVQMADVMRVLPSYTRFCVFIYEVKVSRNDFLSDIRSGKWRGYLDHCHRFMFAMPTEIATKDDIPTEAGLIVRGPKGWKIEKSAPFREIDIPKQTLMSMLFMKQRNSLRQRNLSRALYEGKHSRWSDEAKHLGKKIAKALARFDEYEFLISETKQAIAEGLGIAPDGWEIYELRELVRQIKVRAELLQITSEWGIRP; encoded by the coding sequence ATGAGGGCCTACGAAAACCAAATAAAATTGTATCGCGCCATAGCGCAGGCTGAAGATTACCAGACAGCGCGCAAAAACCTGCACCAGGTACAAATGGCCGATGTTATGAGAGTATTACCTTCGTATACCCGTTTCTGCGTGTTTATCTACGAGGTGAAGGTGAGCCGCAACGATTTTTTATCTGATATTCGAAGCGGAAAGTGGCGAGGCTATCTCGACCATTGTCACCGCTTCATGTTTGCCATGCCGACCGAGATCGCCACAAAAGACGACATTCCGACAGAAGCGGGACTGATTGTCCGGGGCCCGAAAGGATGGAAGATAGAGAAGTCAGCCCCTTTTCGGGAGATCGATATACCTAAACAAACACTGATGTCCATGTTGTTTATGAAACAGCGAAATTCCCTTCGACAGCGCAATTTATCAAGGGCGTTATACGAAGGCAAGCACTCTCGTTGGAGCGATGAGGCCAAGCACCTGGGTAAGAAGATAGCTAAAGCTCTTGCAAGGTTTGACGAATACGAATTTCTAATTTCCGAAACCAAACAGGCAATAGCTGAGGGTTTAGGTATTGCGCCAGATGGCTGGGAGATATACGAGCTTAGGGAGTTGGTTCGGCAGATCAAGGTAAGGGCTGAGTTATTGCAAATTACTTCAGAGTGGGGGATTAGACCATGA
- a CDS encoding fibronectin type III domain-containing protein: MQWVILEQMPNGETYILLKDKIGAMAFDPNNTILFDPNDTNNIAYYLNNTFYNSLSQKDLIAEHSWDRLSVKASDKPDGTDFGNITCKVGLISFREYQRYLNIIPSMSNVIWWWTRTPVSYDYDNNHVWVVINADKTLSIAYANYYDNLGRGIIRPALYLKSGTVIDRNKVVIGVAGTPPVPPVGISASVESSTSVNISWQANTEADLAGYKIYRNNTEIANVDKTVTRYNDITVAPGITYTYEITAYNTSNLESARSSPITVTTPPATPTGVTGQATGRNITLTWQGPGNPQYIIERSNDGISFTQVAEVTQASFTETAPLWGTTYYYRVAQKGQDGTISAFSDPVQVMTDPVPVPSNLTAVLDGKNVKLSWQSANGINDYIVERSTDNITWSSLANVSNATSYTDEVTDPNTTYYYRVRSDGGNGQLSEPSNTAVITTPPAAPTGLTATAAGRNISLTWSGSAGAASYVIQRSTDGASFSQIAEVTVTSYLDSALDWNTTYYYRVFAKSESGLLSSPSNTAQVKTAPAPPANLRASVYYNNVTLTWDSSAGAESYTIQRSLDGDEWAEVCTTSETSYTDESLGWGITFRYRVTAKSADGLVSEPSAVMATTENVPAPSNLTARLEGTDVTLSWQAAPHVNMYLIERSMDGQTWEFLVEISHITTYTDTGLNLSNDYYYRVRSDGGNQISGPSNVVKVTMPPAAPTDLQASVNGKSVTLSWTGSANASYIVERSTDGSVWEQVAEVPETETTYQDTAPRWETTYNYRVLAKNSGGMISEPSESVQATTSAIPVPQNLKASVSGNAITVKWDAVAGIGQYKVERSVDGASWREVTLTDENYFTDNDLEWETTYYYRVRSMDSDQESDPSQPVSVKTAQKPIPAAPRLAFSVDNTRIGVSWNYQNVTGYRIYVDGKLVEELPGSSVNYAFEGEPGETYEISVEAYNAYGEASSTITVTVGRLRGPGAATMARDLAETTTVVIGSMGGLLALALGIKGSGMLMGILRLIIGR; encoded by the coding sequence ATGCAATGGGTCATTCTGGAACAAATGCCAAATGGAGAAACTTATATTCTCCTTAAGGACAAGATTGGTGCGATGGCTTTTGACCCCAATAATACAATTCTCTTTGATCCTAATGACACAAACAACATTGCCTATTACTTGAACAACACGTTCTACAATAGCCTCAGCCAAAAGGATTTAATAGCGGAACATTCATGGGATAGATTATCTGTTAAAGCAAGTGACAAACCGGATGGTACCGACTTTGGTAATATCACTTGTAAAGTAGGACTCATTAGTTTCAGAGAATACCAAAGATATCTGAACATAATTCCCTCAATGTCTAATGTAATTTGGTGGTGGACGCGCACTCCAGTTTCTTATGATTATGATAATAATCATGTTTGGGTTGTAATAAATGCCGATAAAACTCTTAGTATCGCTTATGCAAATTATTACGACAATTTAGGACGTGGTATTATACGCCCTGCTTTGTATCTGAAATCTGGAACCGTGATCGACCGGAATAAGGTTGTGATAGGTGTAGCAGGTACACCACCGGTTCCTCCTGTAGGAATTTCCGCAAGCGTGGAATCTTCAACCTCAGTAAATATAAGCTGGCAGGCAAACACTGAAGCGGACCTGGCAGGGTATAAGATCTATCGGAATAACACTGAAATAGCCAATGTCGATAAAACCGTGACGAGGTATAACGATATAACAGTTGCTCCGGGTATAACTTACACATACGAGATAACAGCGTACAACACATCCAACCTGGAAAGCGCAAGAAGCTCTCCCATTACTGTAACGACGCCACCGGCTACGCCTACAGGGGTAACGGGGCAGGCAACAGGAAGGAATATAACCCTTACCTGGCAGGGTCCCGGGAACCCGCAGTATATCATCGAGCGCAGCAACGACGGGATCAGTTTCACTCAGGTTGCCGAAGTGACTCAAGCATCCTTTACGGAAACAGCTCCTTTATGGGGAACGACCTATTATTACCGGGTGGCTCAAAAAGGGCAGGACGGCACGATATCAGCATTCTCAGATCCCGTTCAGGTGATGACGGATCCGGTTCCCGTTCCTAGCAATCTGACTGCAGTTCTTGACGGCAAAAATGTTAAACTCTCATGGCAGTCGGCGAACGGCATAAATGATTACATAGTGGAAAGAAGTACTGACAATATCACCTGGAGTTCTCTTGCGAACGTCAGCAACGCAACTTCATACACGGATGAGGTGACAGACCCCAATACTACCTACTATTACCGTGTGCGCTCGGACGGCGGGAACGGCCAACTTTCTGAACCCTCGAATACAGCAGTAATAACAACGCCCCCGGCTGCCCCCACAGGCCTGACGGCAACGGCAGCGGGCAGAAATATATCTCTAACCTGGTCTGGCAGCGCAGGAGCTGCATCTTACGTCATCCAGCGCAGCACCGACGGGGCCAGCTTCTCTCAGATAGCCGAAGTGACGGTAACATCTTATTTGGACTCCGCGCTGGACTGGAATACAACTTATTATTACAGAGTGTTCGCAAAGAGTGAGAGCGGGCTTCTGTCTAGCCCCTCGAACACTGCTCAGGTAAAGACTGCCCCGGCTCCACCGGCCAACCTGCGGGCTTCGGTTTACTACAATAACGTCACCCTGACCTGGGACAGCAGCGCGGGGGCAGAGTCATATACCATACAGCGTAGCCTGGACGGAGACGAGTGGGCTGAAGTATGCACAACGTCAGAAACATCATATACTGATGAGAGTTTGGGGTGGGGCATAACATTTAGGTACCGCGTGACCGCCAAGAGCGCAGATGGTCTTGTTTCTGAACCGTCGGCGGTCATGGCCACAACGGAAAACGTCCCAGCACCCTCAAATCTGACGGCAAGGCTGGAGGGTACGGACGTTACCCTATCATGGCAGGCTGCACCTCACGTTAACATGTACTTGATCGAGCGAAGCATGGACGGTCAAACTTGGGAGTTTCTTGTTGAAATTAGCCATATTACAACCTATACAGATACCGGACTGAATCTGAGCAACGACTACTACTACCGTGTGCGTTCGGACGGCGGGAACCAGATTTCGGGTCCATCCAATGTCGTTAAAGTGACCATGCCGCCGGCGGCACCCACGGACCTGCAGGCCAGCGTAAACGGGAAAAGCGTAACGTTAAGCTGGACAGGTTCAGCTAATGCATCCTATATCGTAGAGCGCAGTACGGACGGCAGCGTGTGGGAACAAGTTGCGGAAGTACCTGAGACTGAGACAACCTACCAGGACACCGCTCCGCGTTGGGAGACAACCTACAATTACCGGGTGCTGGCGAAAAATTCAGGTGGGATGATATCGGAGCCATCGGAGTCGGTTCAGGCAACCACCTCTGCGATTCCAGTACCGCAGAACTTAAAAGCAAGTGTTTCTGGGAACGCTATTACGGTAAAATGGGATGCCGTTGCCGGGATCGGTCAGTACAAGGTTGAACGCAGTGTAGACGGGGCGTCGTGGAGAGAGGTGACCCTCACAGATGAGAACTATTTCACGGACAACGACCTGGAGTGGGAGACTACATACTACTATCGAGTGAGGTCCATGGACAGTGATCAGGAGTCTGATCCTTCCCAGCCGGTATCAGTCAAAACAGCCCAAAAACCAATACCGGCTGCGCCACGGTTAGCGTTTTCTGTGGACAATACCAGAATAGGAGTGTCATGGAATTATCAAAACGTCACTGGTTACCGCATATATGTTGACGGCAAGCTAGTCGAAGAGTTGCCTGGAAGTTCTGTAAACTACGCCTTCGAAGGTGAACCTGGGGAAACCTACGAAATTAGTGTGGAAGCCTACAACGCATACGGCGAAGCCAGTTCGACCATCACCGTCACTGTAGGACGACTGAGAGGCCCTGGAGCTGCAACTATGGCGCGTGATCTCGCAGAAACGACAACAGTTGTCATTGGGTCTATGGGCGGACTGTTGGCGCTGGCCCTGGGCATCAAGGGCTCAGGGATGCTAATGGGAATACTTCGGCTGATCATCGGCAGGTAA
- a CDS encoding fibronectin type III domain-containing protein, translating into MVVRSCKRSISNKKHTLIALCAVLVTVIVGAGIARADTTPLANVEPGGTIHFSGLEWIVLEHKSDGKTYIILKTPTVQRAFDPDRTNRFDPTDSNNIGYYLNTTFYNSLSQKELIETVTWQQEDYPGVSAKIGLLTLSEYTQYSTVYQGSVLPNIPYRWWLLSTPTSTSEFVCTVDGTLNGYWSNANADATDIYCRPALYLQAGLMVDSSGTVQEGPVQPPAGLTANPTATSVTLNWNPSSGVDGYKIYRDGTLVGTVSGSQTSYTDNGLTPNNTYTYAVSAYKGTQESSVTSITVTTLMRYARDQEVGTIIRFSGTDWVVVGHDESGNTMIIQTEPETRMVFDYDRLADNRFNPSDTNNVAYWLNTTFYNAIEGKELVQDRQWSRVQMMVDGSDGTDYGAVTGKVGLLDAREYLTIKDLLPASMMPSGYTAHWWLRTPGPDNLTTITVGDNGNLTYDYVDALHYVYPVIVLKKDVVLDDSGNVVGIGIAAPTNITHSQPSDTSVRLSWDPSQSEDVEGYIVYRDNQYLADVGNATEYTDTGLAPGQTYTYQIAPYNSNGEGIRSSPYSVTVRRKPTNLTYTRDRYQRYTLSWQPSADENVAGYKVYRNGEVIADVGNATEYTDCTLSPGSTYTYQVASYYTTGEQGPLSDPVTVEVPIPVTAPSGLTNTNSAPGNVTLSWNASTDPNVAGYHVYRDNELLADVGNATQYTDTTAEPGKTYTYEVVPYDRSGIEGQCSDPITVQVPDVADTLTAWWKGNYIEVKWRAENVTLGSRAVLWRQMENGPWQAIKVLKPEELNGFTYKDYNVAIGLNCRYQIRQQGTISNWFAWSTAAESGWATGDRPFAAPKNVRIAYGEDTAVVSWDTEDGQAPYAVKYSTDGGETWRTTYTSSGTITVPRRSKVRIKAQGSYSHWTGLVTVR; encoded by the coding sequence GTGGTGGTAAGAAGCTGCAAGAGAAGTATAAGTAACAAAAAACACACGTTGATAGCTCTATGCGCGGTCTTGGTAACGGTGATAGTTGGAGCAGGAATAGCGCGCGCAGACACGACGCCTTTAGCCAACGTTGAGCCCGGCGGCACAATACACTTTTCGGGTCTGGAGTGGATAGTCCTGGAACATAAGAGCGACGGCAAGACATATATCATCCTCAAAACTCCGACCGTGCAACGGGCATTTGACCCGGATCGAACAAACCGATTTGACCCGACGGACAGCAATAACATTGGATATTACCTAAACACGACATTTTACAACAGTCTCTCTCAAAAAGAACTGATAGAGACTGTGACGTGGCAGCAGGAAGATTATCCGGGTGTAAGTGCTAAGATAGGTTTGCTGACTCTTTCGGAATATACACAATACAGTACCGTGTACCAAGGCAGCGTGCTTCCTAACATCCCTTATAGGTGGTGGTTGCTATCGACACCGACGAGCACATCAGAGTTTGTGTGCACAGTGGACGGGACCTTAAATGGATACTGGTCGAATGCCAATGCTGATGCTACCGACATTTATTGCCGTCCGGCACTGTATCTTCAGGCCGGGCTGATGGTGGACAGTAGCGGGACTGTCCAAGAAGGACCAGTGCAACCGCCTGCCGGACTGACAGCGAACCCGACGGCAACATCTGTTACCTTGAATTGGAACCCAAGCTCCGGCGTCGACGGGTACAAGATATACCGCGACGGCACACTGGTCGGAACGGTGTCGGGAAGTCAAACATCATACACCGACAACGGCCTGACACCTAATAACACATATACTTACGCGGTGTCAGCGTACAAAGGGACACAGGAGAGTTCGGTGACGAGTATAACTGTCACAACGCTGATGCGCTACGCCAGGGATCAGGAAGTAGGGACGATTATCAGGTTTTCGGGTACTGACTGGGTTGTGGTCGGACACGATGAATCAGGCAATACGATGATAATACAGACGGAACCGGAAACAAGAATGGTGTTTGATTATGATCGACTGGCAGACAATCGGTTCAATCCGTCAGACACGAACAACGTGGCATACTGGCTGAACACCACGTTTTACAATGCAATCGAAGGCAAGGAACTTGTACAAGACCGACAGTGGAGTAGAGTGCAAATGATGGTTGACGGCAGTGACGGCACGGATTACGGCGCGGTCACTGGAAAAGTGGGGTTACTGGACGCGAGAGAATATTTAACTATAAAGGACCTACTCCCGGCAAGCATGATGCCGAGTGGGTACACAGCACACTGGTGGCTGCGCACGCCGGGGCCTGATAATCTGACGACCATCACGGTAGGTGACAACGGAAACCTAACATATGATTATGTCGATGCGCTGCATTACGTGTATCCTGTAATAGTGCTTAAAAAAGATGTTGTGCTGGACGACTCAGGTAACGTGGTAGGCATAGGAATCGCGGCGCCGACAAACATAACCCATAGTCAACCCTCGGATACCAGCGTCCGTTTGTCGTGGGACCCGAGCCAAAGCGAGGACGTTGAGGGGTATATAGTCTACAGAGACAACCAGTACCTGGCCGACGTGGGTAACGCAACCGAATATACAGATACCGGACTCGCACCCGGACAGACGTACACATATCAGATCGCTCCATACAATTCGAATGGCGAAGGAATACGCAGTAGTCCGTACAGCGTCACGGTGAGACGGAAGCCGACGAACCTCACGTACACCAGGGATCGATACCAACGCTATACACTGAGTTGGCAGCCGAGCGCTGATGAAAACGTAGCAGGCTACAAGGTGTACCGCAACGGGGAAGTAATAGCAGACGTTGGAAACGCGACAGAGTACACCGATTGCACCTTGTCGCCGGGGTCTACATATACGTATCAGGTTGCAAGTTACTACACCACGGGCGAGCAGGGACCCCTAAGTGATCCTGTGACTGTGGAGGTGCCGATACCTGTTACGGCACCGTCCGGCTTAACGAACACTAACTCAGCACCGGGCAACGTCACGCTGAGCTGGAACGCCAGCACGGACCCGAACGTAGCAGGCTATCACGTGTACCGCGACAACGAATTGCTGGCCGATGTCGGAAATGCGACGCAGTACACCGACACCACAGCCGAACCGGGCAAAACGTATACCTATGAGGTAGTACCCTATGACAGGAGCGGGATAGAGGGCCAGTGCAGCGACCCGATTACCGTACAGGTACCGGACGTCGCAGACACGCTAACTGCGTGGTGGAAAGGCAACTATATCGAAGTCAAATGGCGAGCCGAAAACGTTACCCTGGGATCCCGCGCTGTCCTTTGGCGGCAGATGGAAAACGGGCCGTGGCAGGCGATAAAGGTACTGAAGCCGGAGGAACTGAACGGCTTTACCTACAAGGATTACAATGTCGCGATAGGACTAAACTGCCGGTATCAGATACGACAGCAGGGAACTATATCGAACTGGTTTGCGTGGAGTACGGCGGCGGAGTCGGGCTGGGCCACGGGCGACAGACCGTTTGCCGCGCCGAAGAATGTGAGGATTGCCTACGGTGAGGACACCGCCGTTGTGAGCTGGGACACAGAGGACGGACAGGCACCCTATGCAGTGAAATACAGCACCGACGGAGGAGAGACGTGGCGAACGACTTACACCAGTTCGGGCACAATTACGGTCCCGCGACGGTCCAAAGTGCGCATCAAAGCTCAGGGGTCTTACAGCCACTGGACCGGGCTTGTCACAGTGCGGTAA
- a CDS encoding ATP-binding protein: MQDMNESGIPGKAPLSYQLLAQQERRCDTCGQTFVSTILISPTNLVVNVRGRCRCSPTPDEERAYRLQHMCERIEISFGKDNLLKRDGPKLSEVKPKPGQEPALQSLREYLIREPRNTLLLYGPQGRGKTYLALALARELAERQYSVLALKSIDMLSYVRRSTWHPENGTEVLGLLKQVDLLVIDDIGTEKITDWKLETLYAIIDYRYERKRKATVFTSNLTGKEMTARLGGPITSRICGGLQVAVSGKDWRIA; this comes from the coding sequence ATGCAAGATATGAACGAGAGCGGTATACCGGGTAAAGCACCGTTAAGCTACCAACTTCTTGCCCAGCAGGAAAGACGCTGTGACACATGCGGCCAGACGTTTGTTAGCACTATTCTCATCAGTCCAACAAACCTGGTGGTGAACGTTCGTGGTCGGTGTCGATGTTCGCCAACTCCGGACGAGGAGCGAGCGTATAGGCTACAACACATGTGCGAGCGCATCGAGATCAGCTTCGGAAAGGACAATTTGCTTAAACGTGATGGACCAAAACTGTCCGAGGTAAAACCCAAGCCGGGGCAGGAACCGGCTCTCCAAAGTCTCAGAGAGTATCTCATCAGGGAACCCCGGAATACGTTGTTGCTTTACGGTCCCCAGGGCAGGGGAAAGACCTATCTGGCGCTTGCTCTCGCCCGAGAACTGGCGGAGAGGCAATATTCGGTGCTGGCTCTCAAGTCCATAGACATGCTCTCGTACGTGCGCCGGAGCACATGGCATCCTGAGAACGGTACCGAAGTTTTGGGTCTTCTAAAGCAGGTGGACCTGCTAGTAATAGACGACATAGGCACCGAGAAAATCACCGACTGGAAGCTGGAGACGCTGTACGCCATCATAGACTACCGTTACGAGCGAAAGCGAAAGGCTACGGTGTTTACCTCAAACCTTACGGGGAAGGAAATGACGGCAAGATTGGGAGGACCTATTACGTCGCGCATATGCGGAGGACTTCAGGTGGCCGTGTCGGGGAAGGACTGGAGGATAGCTTAA
- a CDS encoding glycosyltransferase family 2 protein produces the protein MKIIGIYYFYHFIIFLIGLGIVRTWRRFFVTCTHRLAVIIPAHNEESVIGGSLASIMASDYPRSLYDVFVIADNCTDRTGVISREMGAKVLERFDEKLRGKQHALKWAFEHINLDEYDAVVVLDADNHIHPKYLRAIDAELQRGNRVVQGYVETQNPCDSWITANYAYMFWYVCRLQMARTFLGLSAWLAGTGLCISTDVLRRVGWNVCTMTDDVEYTCQLILAGEKVTFAPDAVVYDQKPVRLADSMKQRLRWIRGQTQVTLRYIPRLLAAVTRFWWQGNFSQAARELDAVMWVPMHLVICASVILSLYQGWWQYLLSVFLTVPVFNMLPMLAEQVKKCKAWAYLVTAGAFFLTWLPITAYGVISCGNKVWWRTPH, from the coding sequence GTGAAGATTATAGGTATTTATTACTTTTACCATTTCATAATTTTCCTAATAGGTCTCGGAATAGTCAGGACCTGGAGACGGTTTTTCGTTACGTGTACGCACCGGCTCGCAGTAATAATACCTGCACACAACGAAGAATCCGTAATAGGTGGCTCACTGGCTTCCATCATGGCGAGTGACTATCCTAGGTCTCTGTATGACGTGTTCGTGATTGCCGATAACTGCACCGATAGGACCGGCGTTATCAGCCGGGAAATGGGAGCGAAGGTCTTGGAACGGTTTGATGAAAAGTTAAGGGGAAAACAACACGCTCTCAAATGGGCGTTTGAGCATATAAACCTGGATGAATACGATGCGGTGGTGGTTTTGGACGCCGACAACCACATTCACCCCAAATACTTAAGGGCTATAGATGCTGAATTACAAAGAGGCAACAGGGTTGTACAGGGATATGTGGAGACCCAAAATCCCTGTGACTCCTGGATAACGGCCAATTATGCCTATATGTTCTGGTACGTCTGCAGGCTGCAGATGGCCCGGACATTCTTGGGACTCTCGGCCTGGCTGGCCGGGACGGGGCTGTGCATCAGTACCGATGTCCTGCGCCGGGTGGGTTGGAACGTTTGTACCATGACGGATGACGTGGAGTATACCTGTCAGTTGATCCTTGCCGGGGAAAAGGTAACGTTTGCCCCAGATGCTGTTGTTTATGACCAGAAACCGGTCAGACTGGCGGACTCGATGAAGCAGCGTCTCCGCTGGATACGGGGACAAACTCAGGTTACCTTAAGGTACATTCCCCGGCTGCTGGCGGCTGTAACTCGCTTCTGGTGGCAGGGGAACTTCAGCCAGGCGGCCCGGGAGCTTGACGCAGTAATGTGGGTCCCGATGCACCTGGTCATCTGTGCCTCGGTAATACTTTCGCTGTATCAGGGCTGGTGGCAGTACCTGCTTTCGGTGTTTCTAACGGTTCCTGTATTCAATATGCTGCCCATGCTGGCGGAGCAGGTCAAAAAGTGTAAGGCATGGGCGTACCTGGTGACTGCCGGCGCGTTTTTCTTAACCTGGTTGCCGATTACTGCTTACGGGGTGATCTCTTGTGGAAACAAGGTGTGGTGGAGAACGCCGCACTAA
- a CDS encoding fibronectin type III domain-containing protein, with product MARVSGCLRWVFGLLFTITILIVCTAGVFAEDLPPEQPLPPSAPSEITAAGIEETRASVAWSPVPGATHYTVWVDGQRWTGSSCTGAEIKGLQPYTEYTVYVTASNDSGESGPSPSVTFKTLPPVPGTPIPSIKAVDSAGATIEWPALPPSQYVKQYRIYVDGQFVADIDAKEGIQVAQLTNLETGDHYVTVAGVNENREGPMSQPLHFVVRAVPEPTGVTVANRGNDWVIVSWDKQVDIFKYRVFLDGELVGETREQSYLIKGLEPDTEYQIGVVAVSEDGNESLSAELTVKTSSTPPDVSLSGIIDPVYGYVPDVLPGMLVVFAIGGAIKIARTGKYALGGRQLLRWL from the coding sequence ATGGCGCGGGTGTCAGGTTGTCTAAGATGGGTATTCGGGTTGCTCTTCACTATAACAATCTTAATTGTTTGCACGGCCGGCGTTTTTGCTGAAGACTTGCCACCGGAACAACCGCTGCCGCCGTCAGCGCCTTCAGAGATAACGGCCGCAGGGATAGAAGAAACCCGGGCCAGCGTTGCCTGGTCGCCGGTTCCCGGCGCGACACATTATACCGTATGGGTCGACGGGCAGCGGTGGACAGGGAGCTCATGCACCGGAGCAGAGATAAAGGGACTGCAGCCGTACACGGAATACACCGTTTATGTTACCGCCTCAAACGACAGTGGAGAAAGCGGTCCGTCGCCTTCGGTAACGTTTAAAACACTGCCGCCGGTGCCCGGAACTCCCATACCGTCAATAAAGGCGGTAGATTCGGCGGGAGCCACAATAGAGTGGCCGGCGCTCCCGCCTTCTCAATATGTAAAGCAGTATCGAATATACGTTGACGGGCAGTTTGTCGCAGACATAGATGCAAAAGAGGGCATCCAGGTGGCGCAACTCACAAACTTGGAAACAGGAGATCATTACGTTACGGTAGCCGGCGTAAACGAAAACCGGGAGGGTCCCATGTCACAGCCCTTGCATTTTGTTGTCCGGGCAGTTCCGGAACCTACCGGGGTCACGGTCGCTAATCGTGGTAACGACTGGGTGATTGTATCTTGGGACAAACAAGTTGACATATTCAAGTATCGGGTATTTCTCGACGGGGAGTTAGTTGGAGAGACCCGAGAACAATCTTACCTTATCAAAGGGCTGGAACCCGATACTGAGTACCAAATAGGAGTCGTTGCGGTATCGGAAGATGGGAATGAATCCTTGAGTGCCGAATTGACGGTCAAAACGTCAAGTACCCCACCGGATGTTAGTTTGAGTGGCATAATTGACCCCGTGTACGGATATGTTCCCGACGTTCTGCCCGGAATGCTGGTTGTCTTTGCGATCGGTGGCGCGATCAAAATAGCAAGAACAGGTAAGTATGCACTGGGCGGAAGGCAGTTGTTGAGGTGGTTATAA
- a CDS encoding lytic transglycosylase domain-containing protein, producing the protein MKINYIAAITLILWIGLLGGPVTAQESCQIDCRLGQSTVKGHNVNCSNVRVAAETRVDVSERSVKPAPVLARSVTSVQMLFYRVPEHLPDIVRKLIDRIAGELGMNPRLVRAVAAAESGGDHRAVSRAGAIGVMQLMPDTARAIGVNPWVLEENIRGGCLYLKQLLERYQGNIPLALAAYNAGPGTVDRYNGIPPYRETKQYVARVLGAIGRN; encoded by the coding sequence GTGAAGATAAATTATATCGCTGCAATAACGCTAATACTATGGATTGGCCTGTTAGGTGGTCCCGTTACTGCCCAAGAAAGCTGCCAGATTGATTGCCGGCTGGGACAGAGCACCGTTAAGGGACATAACGTGAATTGTAGCAATGTCAGGGTAGCGGCGGAGACACGGGTTGACGTAAGCGAAAGAAGCGTGAAGCCTGCACCAGTCCTGGCGAGGTCTGTTACGAGCGTTCAGATGTTGTTCTATCGGGTGCCGGAGCACCTGCCGGATATAGTGCGTAAGTTGATAGATCGCATTGCCGGGGAACTCGGAATGAACCCGCGACTGGTTAGAGCCGTAGCGGCGGCTGAGTCAGGGGGCGACCACAGGGCCGTATCGCGTGCGGGTGCGATAGGCGTTATGCAGCTCATGCCGGACACGGCGCGTGCTATCGGGGTAAACCCCTGGGTGTTGGAGGAGAACATTCGCGGCGGGTGCTTGTATCTCAAACAGCTTTTGGAGCGATACCAAGGCAACATACCCCTGGCTTTGGCCGCTTACAACGCGGGACCAGGCACCGTAGACAGATACAATGGTATTCCACCGTACAGAGAAACCAAACAGTACGTGGCCCGGGTGTTGGGGGCAATCGGGAGGAATTGA